From the genome of Yersinia enterocolitica, one region includes:
- a CDS encoding glycosyl transferase family 1: MLKVLHFYKTYYPDSFGGIEQVIFQLCEGGASKGIDSTVLSLSKRGGIINKKIGTHTVYCSPVNFEAASTPFSFQAIKDFKKLAQQADIIHYHFPFPFMDMVHFISGINKPTVVSYHSDIVKQKNILKIYTPLMNLFLGSVSRIVAASPNYVATSVTLKKFSRKVSVIPYGLDEDSYPTPLSERIDFWKNKFGTRFFLFIGAFRYYKGLHILIEAAKNSSYPIVIVGAGPIESELKKQAEKLDIHNIYFLGAVSDEDKASLLSLCYAVVFPSHLRSEAFGITLLEGAMYGKPLISSEIGTGTTFINIDQQTGLVVPPSDPVALRTAMDQLWDDIELSEKFGRNARNRYLENFTSEKMVSSYIDLYNEIIDK; this comes from the coding sequence ATGCTAAAAGTACTGCATTTTTATAAAACATATTACCCAGATTCTTTCGGCGGTATTGAACAGGTTATTTTTCAATTATGTGAAGGTGGAGCGAGTAAAGGTATTGATTCTACAGTGCTTTCTTTAAGTAAACGAGGTGGTATTATAAATAAAAAAATAGGAACACATACCGTATATTGTTCACCTGTAAATTTTGAAGCGGCCTCAACTCCTTTTTCTTTTCAAGCGATTAAAGATTTCAAAAAATTGGCGCAGCAGGCTGACATTATTCATTATCATTTTCCGTTTCCTTTTATGGATATGGTTCACTTTATATCTGGTATTAATAAACCAACGGTTGTTAGTTATCATTCTGATATTGTTAAGCAAAAAAATATTTTAAAGATATATACACCATTGATGAATCTATTTCTTGGTAGTGTTTCCCGGATTGTTGCTGCATCGCCAAATTATGTTGCCACAAGTGTAACTTTAAAGAAATTCTCTCGAAAAGTAAGTGTGATACCTTACGGTTTAGATGAGGATTCATATCCAACGCCACTCTCTGAACGCATTGATTTCTGGAAAAATAAATTCGGAACACGTTTTTTTCTGTTTATTGGTGCCTTTCGTTATTATAAAGGTCTTCACATTCTAATCGAAGCAGCTAAAAATTCATCTTATCCGATTGTGATTGTCGGAGCTGGCCCAATTGAATCAGAGTTAAAAAAACAGGCGGAAAAATTAGATATACATAATATCTATTTTCTTGGTGCCGTATCTGACGAAGATAAAGCTTCATTACTATCACTTTGTTATGCCGTAGTCTTTCCATCACATTTGCGTTCTGAGGCTTTTGGCATCACCTTATTAGAGGGCGCGATGTATGGTAAGCCTCTAATTTCGAGTGAGATTGGTACAGGTACGACATTTATAAATATTGATCAACAGACTGGATTAGTTGTTCCCCCATCGGATCCTGTCGCGTTGAGAACTGCGATGGATCAGTTATGGGATGATATTGAGTTATCAGAAAAGTTTGGCCGAAATGCCCGAAATCGCTATTTAGAAAATTTTACCTCCGAGAAAATGGTTTCGAGTTATATAGACTTATATAATGAAATTATCGATAAGTAA